The genomic DNA AACTACCAATAACCATCGTATTACTCCAAACTTCGTTAAATAATCTTATGGCGATTAAAACGGAAAAAATGGCCATAGCACCTTTTCCAAACCTTGAAGTTAAAAACTCATGGATGCTTTTATAACCACCTTTGGTACGTATTTGATAAATTAATACACCTGCTATTGCAAATGATAGATAATAACCGGCATAAGCCACGCCACCAACTATCCCAAAATCGAGTCCAAGATTTGCAGCATTGGTAATGCTTTTGGCAAATATCCACGAGATAATTAAACTGCCTGTTAACACTATTGTATTTGGTGTTTTACGGTTGCTAACAGCTTTAAAAAACTGATCTGTGGTTTTTGCTAATGGAGACAAAAAGAATAGTACTGTGCTTGATATGATAATTAATGCCCATTGCGCCCATGCTAACCTTTCCGAAAAGAAGGAACTCTCACTCAAATAGAATGCTATGTTTAGAACGTTATTCATTTATTGATGTTCGAGATACTATTTGTGTTTTTTATACTGTTACTATTTCATTTAAACCCGTAATGGTTTCCCTCCTTCGGAGGGATTAAGGGAGGCTTATTCATCCCACCATACCGGAACATTAATACTATTATTGTCTGTTGCCGCTGCTGCCTCTGCATAATTGTCGGCATTCAAAGCTTCTTCTTCGGGAGGATAGGGCATCCGAACAGGTAATATGTCATTATTCAAACTTGCTGAAATTGATTTTAAATTAGGAAATCCAGTGCGTCTGTATTCTACCCAACCTTCATAACCATTAATAATATTGGCAATCCATTTTTGAGTGATAATTTGTTCTAAAGGCGTTGCTGTTGCGGTATTAAAATTGGCATTACCAGATAAATAATCTGAAGGTAAATCCGTATTCCAATATTCAAAGGCCAGAGTAACTCCGGTTTCATATAAAACTTGTGCATCGGCAGTAATGATACCTCTTTCGGCAGCTTCTGCTAAAGCAAAATGAACCTCCCAGGCTGTAATGAAATTAGCATCTAACGTTGAGGTGTCTTCTCTAAAAGCCGTTCCTGCAAGTGAATAATCGGCTAAAGTTACGGAGGTTGAGGTAGCATCAATACCGTTCAATAGACCATTGAATGCTCCGGAGTTAGAATTGGAAAATGGTTTGAATAATGTATTTATGCGTGGATCATTTAAACCGACTAAAATGTCTTCCATGGTTTCAGATAAAACAAAATTATTGAAATCACCAATACGTAGTTGTGCTAGCCTAAAACTATTAGGATCTGAATTTGTAAAATTAAAAATAGCATTTTGAGCATTAGTTTTAATATAATTATCATCGTCAAAAAGAGCTTGTAGCTGAGCGGATGTGTCCACCTTTCCTGAAATTCTAAGCAAATGTTTAATTTTTAAAGCATTGGCAAAACGAATCCAAGCCTGTAGATCGCCATTAAAAAGAATATCACCTTCTAATGGAATAGCATCATTATAATTCTCAATGGCAGTAATACCTTCATCCAAATTATCCAGAATACCACCTTCGTTTGTGTAAATATCCTCTTGTGAGTCGTAAATAGGTGTAACAGTTCCGTTAACGCCATTAAAGGCTTCAAAATAGGGGACATCTCCAAACAGATCGGTTAAACCAGCTGCCATATAAGCTTTTAAAATTAAAGCAGGACCTTCATAAACCTTAAATGCATCTATAGTTCTAGATTGATTTAAAATAATCTCATTGTCTCTTAGGTTCGTGTAAAAAACCGGCCAGGGATTACCTCCCAGTTGAGGCGATTTTAAGGCGTGTCTGTCAAATAAATTAAAGTCTAAAGCTGTACGGTGTTGCGCTAGTAAATCACCAGCAACGAAACCTTCATAACTCATTTCTTCACCAAAATTATAAATGACTTGTCTCAGTAGTAGACTTGGTTGTACGGTTACAGGTGCGTTAGGATTGGTGTTGATTTCCTCAAAGTCTTTAGTACAGCTCGTCGTTATAAAAAGACTTAAAATTGCGATGATATATAGGATGTTTTTTTTCATGTCTTTCTATTTAAAAGTTAAACCCAGCTTTAAAGCCAAAACTTCTTGTTGTTGCATAGCTTAAATCTTCTACACCATTAACAAACCCGTTACCTTGAACGGCTAATTGTTCAGGATCAAAATGCGGATTTTCAGTGATTGCGAATAGGTTATTTCCGGTGATAGAAAAACTGACATCGGCACCATGTTTCAAACCTAAAAAACCATCTTTTAGTCTGAAATTATAACCAACGGCAAACTGTCGAAGTTTTAAAAAAGAAGCATCATAAATATTGTTTTCTTCATGGTTTCTGTCAAAAAACTGACGGTAATAACTTTCTGCTGTAACTGTTGTGGTATTGGGTTGACCCGTTGTTTGGTTTACACCTTGTGCAACGATACCAGTATCAGGACGAAAAGCGGTTTCAGCTAATTGACCACCAACATTTCCTAAAGCTCTTGTTCTTGAAACTATTTCGCCACCTTGCCTCCAATCGAATAAGAAACTAAGATTCCAGTTTTTATAATTGAAATTATTATTCCAGCCTAATGTGAAATCAGGGTTGTAGTTTCCTAATTTTTGTAAATTATTATCAGCAATAAATCGTCCGTCGTCATTAATGATAAAATTACCATTGTCATCTTTTAAATAACCAGTACCGTAAAAATCGCCAATACGCCCGCCTTCTTCTACTTGAAACCAAACGGTTTGATTGGTGCTATCATAAATTCTACTGAATGCTAAAGTTAAACGACCTGCTTCTTGTGGCAAATCCTTTATAGTTGATCTATTGCTTGCAAAATTGAATGTCGTTTGCCATTTAAAGTTGTCATTTTTAATTGGGGTTATCCCCATAATAAGTTCAACGCCTTGCGTGTTTACTTTTCCACCATTGATAACTTGCTGGTTGTATCCTGAAGAAATTGCAATGGGTAAAGAGATAATTTGATCTCTTGTGGTCGCATTGTAATAAGTTATGTCAAAATTTAAGCGATCTTTAAAAAAGCGTAAATCTGCCCCAACCTCAAAACTTGTGGTTTGTTCGGGTTTTAAATTGGCATTTGGAATAAAGTTTTGATCACTGAAAGTTGGCTGCCCGTTAAAAGGCGTTTGTGATACAAAAGCACCAGATGTTTGATACGGGCCTGTGTCATTACCAACTTGAGCAACACTGGTTCTTAATTTAGCAAATGAAAATACGTTTGGTAATTCTGTAATATTAGATAAAATAAAACTAGCTGAAGCGGACGGATAAAAGAAGGAGGTACCATCAACCGAAAAAGGTGTTGCTAATGCGCTTGACCAATCATTTCTTCCAGTAATATCTAAAAATAAGTAATCTTTGTACCCTAATTTTGCAATACCATATAATGAATTGATCCGTTTCTCACTTTCAAATTGAAAGACCTCAATAGGAGATGCGGCATTGTTTAAATTAAAAATACCAGGCTGAGCCAAATTTACGGTTTGGGATTGTTTCGTAGATGCGGTTTGATCCAAACGATTTCCACCTATAGAAAAATCAAAAGAGAAATCACCAAATATATTTTTATAATTAATCAAGAAATCGGTATTTACTTCTCGGAACTTAACATCATGTTCTGCATAACCTCCGTTTTTAAATCGATTACTGCTAAAGTTTCTTCTCAATTGACGTGTTTCACTGCTATAGTCCATACCAGTTCTTAATGAAACACTTAAATGATCTGTGATTTTGTGATTAACCGCTATGTTTCCAAATATTCTATCGCGTTCAAACGAGTTTCTGTTTTCCAATAAAATGAAATATGGATTATCAAAAAAAGTATAGTTAAACGAATATTGTTGTATTCCTTCTAAGCCAGGTTGCCAGTAGTCTTTAAGATTATTGATGTTCAAAGAACGGGGTCCCCATGCGACTAATGAATAATTTACATTTTCACTGCCATAACCGTTTGAAGGTCTGTTATCGCTATTAGAATTTACATAACTAATGGAGGTGTTAATTTCCGTTTTTTCTGAAGGTTTAAAGTTGAGTTTTGCGCTAATAGTTTGTCTATCTAAATTGACTCCCGGAATAATCGATTCACTTCTTAAATCAGTAAAAGATAATCGATAATTTCCAGAGTCAAACCCATTTGAAATAGCAATGTTATTAATGGTTGTAACACCTGTTTTATAGAAATCTTTCAGATTGTCCGGATTGGAATTGAAAGGTGTTGCTGTAATAGGTAATCCGTTATATAATGCAGTGTCTCCACCACGAACAAAACGGCCGTTAGTTAATTGGACAGGACTATCAAATTGAGGAATCAAAATGCCAGCATCTAATTTAGGGCCCCAAGAATACGTGATGTTGTCACTTGTGCCACCACCTAGGCCATCAACAAATTCAAATTGACCAGATTGTCCTTGTCCGTATTGATTTTGGAACTCAGGTAATTTAAAAGCTGAATCTATAGAAATAGATGAATTTAAACTTACTTGAAATCCTTTTTTATGATTACCATCTTTGGTTTTAATAACGATAACACCATTTGATGCCCGTGTTCCGTACAGTGCAGCAGCATTGGCTCCTTTTAATACGGTAACGGATTCGATGTCATCTGGATTGACTTCCATGGCGCCATTTCCAAAGTCTATTTCTTGAAATCCGGCAGCAGCCTCATTTGTGAAATTAAAAATGGTTTCGTTGTTTATAGGAATACCATCTACCACAAATAAAGGGTTGTTATTTGAGAAAGATGACTCGCCTCGAATCGTAATTTTAGATGATGAACCAACTCCTGTTGCCCCTTGGGTTACTGTAACCCCTGCTAGTTTTCCTTGCAAATTATCCAAAAAGTTGACTGTTTTTACTTCAGTTAAACGTTTCGACTTTATGGCTTGTACCGCATAGCCTAGTTCTTTGGTTTCACGTTCTAATCCTAAAGCAGTAATAACAATTTCATCGAGTGTTGATGCATCTTCAAGTAAAGTAATATTTATGGTTCTTAACTTGCCAACAGCAATGGTTTGTGTTTTATAACCCAGAAATGAGAATTTGAGTTGATCTGACTCGGAAGCGACTTCTATGGTGTAATTTCCATTGTCATCTGTAGCAGTGCCTTGACCTGTGTTGGTTGTAATATTCACAAAAGGGATTGGTCTGTTACCTGTAGCATCGGTAACAGTTCCTGTAATAGTAATTTGTGCATGACTTATACTAGCAAAAACTAGCAACATGCAAAAGAGTATGTACTTCATTAAAGTCTTGAATAATTAGTAATTGATGTCTGAAATGATTCAGAGAGAATGTATGTTACAAAAGAAGCAGTGCAGGAGAGCCTTTATTGAATTGTTGTTGTAGTATGAAGTTTTCGACAAAAAATGTAGGTTTAGAAACTATCTTTTTTTCTGTCGAAGCAAATACATTGAGCAATTCTTTTATAGATATTGGAAGTGCTCTGTAACTATCAACAATTAGTTTTATATCTGAAGCTTTATCCAGGTCTGTTAAAACTTCAAGAAAAGTAATATTTAGTTTTTTCGAAGCTTTTAATTTGGTAATGCTTCTATTTAATTTTGAGGTGTTCCACGGTAATTTTAGAAATGTTTCGACATTAAAATGAGACTTTTTAATTCCCATTAAATAAAAACCACCGTCAGTTGATGGCCCTAAAACGATGTCATGTTTTTGGAGTTTTTCAACTGTTTTTAAAATATGGTTTGTTGTTAAATGTGGGGTGTCATTTCCAATAGTAATTACTGTATCAAACCCTTTATCGTAAACAGATTGTATGGCATTAGTAAAACGTTCTCCAAATGTTTGACCTGTTTGCTGTTTTTCCGAGTATAAGAAATAAGGTAAGCCTGCCTTTTTTACAATTCGTAATGTTTGAGCATTAAGCGTCTCAAAGATGTCTTTTGAAGATAAAAACGGTTTTAACGACGCTTCCTTTTTAGCAGAATTTGCAAATATTAATATGGCAGTTTTACTATTCAATATTTATAGTTTAAAATCTTAATTATAGATTTTTAAGTACTTCGATTAATAATTCAAAGTTCTGTTAAACATCCTCTTATGCTACAACACCTTGACAACTGCTTCCTGCGCCTGCGGTACAGCCGTAGCAATGTTGTGAAATGACGATATTTCGTCCTTCTAATAAATCTTCGTTATATTCCGAAATATGTTTTACTTTACTATTAACTGGTAACTCTAACATTTGATTAAAATCACAATCAAATAAATAGCCGTCCCAACTTATAGAAAGAGTGTTAGTACACATCACGTTTGCAACAGCAGTCGGATTATAAGCTTCTACTAAAGCATACATATAATCTTCATAATTTTCTGATGCGATTAAATAATCAAGAAAACGTGAAATAGGTAAATTAGTAATGGCAAAAAGATTATGGAATTGAATGCCAAAATCGTCCATTAACGCCTTTTTGAAATCTTTCTCCATAGCCATTTGGTCCCCAGGTAAAAATGCTCCGGATGGATTATATACTAAATCCAATCTCAAATCACTATCCGGCATACCATATCCAATAGCATTTAATTCTTGAAGTGCTTTTATCGATTTATCAAAAACACCATCGCCACGTTGTTTGTCAGTTTTGCCACGTGTCCAGTGTGGCATAGAGCTTACAACATGGACATTATGCTTTTTAAAGAATTCGGGTAAATCATAATACTTTTTATTTGCTCGAATAATGGTCAAGTTAGACCTGACTATAAAATCTTTGATACCCACTTTTGCTGCTTCCTCAACAAACCATCTGAAATCAGGGTTCATTTCGGGTGCACCGCCAGTTAAATCTAATGTATGCGCACCAGAATTTTTAATCACCTCAAGACATTGTTGCATGGTTTCGCGAGTCATGATTTCCTTGCGGTCTGGACCTGCATCAACATGACAGTGTTCGCATACCTGGTTGCACATGTATCCCACATTAATTTGTAAAATCTCTAGTTTTTTAGCTTTTAAAGGGAATTGATTTGTTTCTGAAATCTTTTCTTTAAAAGTAGGTAATTCACCATTTTGAAAAATACCATTAGATAGAATTTCCAATTGACGGTTACTTTGTGCTAAATCGCTTTCGCGTTTGTGTAATGATTGTGTTTTTACTTTTGTCATGTCTATATTATCTGAGATAATAATTTTATTTCATTGTTCATTTTGTCTTGATGCAAAACGAACCAAAAAATCAAATTAGGGCTTGACTTTCTAGTGAGTTATTTTTTATTTCAAATTATTTTTCCAACTTTCTAAACTCTATTACCCGTCTAATTTATTTACTTTGTTCATCATTTGTACGCCATGAACTAAAGTGGCTCCACTTTTTATAGCGGCTCCAACATGAATCGCTTCCATCATTTCTTCCTTAGTAACGCCACGTTGTAAACCATCTTTAGTGTAAGCATCAATACAATATGGACATTGTTCGGTATGAGCAACTGCTAATGCGATTAACGATTTTTCTCTTGCAGTTAGGGCACCTTCTTCAAAGACTTTGCCGTAATATTCAAAGAATTTGTTTCCTAATTCCTCACTCCATTCAGTAATTTTCCCAAACTTTCTAAGGTCTGCGGGGTCATAATATGTTTTTTGCATAAAATATAATTTTTACTAAAGATAAAAATCTATTGAGGTTTTGTCGAAAAATTAAAAAATACTTAACAAAAAAGTTCAACTATTATTTTCGACAAAAATTAATAGTTGAACTTTATGTTTTTTAATTTATTGTAAGCTGTGAAAAGCAAATTAAAACCTATTGATAAGCAGTGTTTTAAGATAATAGGGCGTCTTATTCTCTTATAAGACTTCTTGAGATTACAATTTTTTGGATTTCTGAAGTGCCTTCGTAAATCTGTGTAATTTTTGCATCACGCATAAGGCGTTCAACATGATATTCTTTTACAAAACCATTCCCTCCATGTATCTGTACAGCTTCCACAGTGTGTTCCATAGCAACTTTAGAAGCATAAAGTTTCGCCATGGCACTCGATTTGTCATAATTATTGCCTTGATCTTTATCCCAGGCAGCTTTCATAACTAAATGACGTGCAGCTTCGATTTCGGTATACATATCAGCCAATTTAAAAGCGATGGCTTGATGATTGCAAATTTCTGTGCCAAAAGCTTTACGTTCTTTAGAGTATTTTAAAGCTAACTCATAAGCTCCAGATGCAATCCCTAATGCTTGTGAAGCAATACCAATACGCCCTCCAGATAACGTTTTCATAGCAAATCTAAATCCAGAGCCATTAGCGCCTATTCTATTTTCTTTAGGAACTTTTACATCATTAAATTGTAGTGTATGTGTGTCACTTCCTCGGATACCTAGTTTGTCTTCTTTTGGTCCAATATGAAAACCTTCCATGTCTTTTTCAAGAATAAAAGCATTAATACCATGAGAACCTTTGTCTTTGTCTGTTTGCGCTATTACTAAATATACGTCAGCACTTCCGCCGTTAGTAATCCAGTTTTTTGTACCATTAATAAGGTAGTGATCACCTTTATTAATGGCTGTGGTTTTTTGTGAAGTGGCATCGCTACCCGCTTCTGGTTCACTTAAGCAAAAAGCACCTAGAAATTCACCAGTAGCTAGTTTTGTTAAATATTTTTGTTTTTGTTCTTCAGAGCCATAAGTTTCTAAACCATAACAAACCAACGAATTATTTACAGAGACCATCACAGAAGCAGACGCATCTATCTTTGATAACTCCTCCATAATAAGAACATACGAGATGGCATCCATACCACTACCTCCATATTTTGGATCTACCATAATGCCCATAAAACCTAATGCTCCCATTTTTTTTACTAGTTCCTTTGGAAATTTTTGTTTATTATCGCGTTCAATAACGCCAGGGAGTAATTCGGTTTGTGCAAAATCGCGAGCAGCATCGCGTATCATAATATGTTCTTCTGAAAGATTAAAGTTCATAATTTTTCGATTTATTATTGATTTGATAAAAAATATGTACAAATATAGCTTTTTGGTGTCATATTTTCAATGAGTATAGTTATTTTTACGCAATATGATAAAAAACAAGTACAATGTTATTGGCGTTATGTCAGGAACATCATTAGATGGAGTAGATGTTATTTATTCGCAGTTTGAAATAGATAATAATGTATGGCGTTTTAAAATTATACATTCTAAAACGATTTGTTACAATTCAAATTGGGAAGAGATACTCCGTAATTTAGTGTCATATAACGATACTAAACTACAACAAATAGATGACGATTATACAAATTACCTAGCGGGTATAATTAAAGATTTTATCAATGAAAATAATATAAAAAACATCGATGCTATTTGCTCACATGGGCATACTGCTTTACATCAACCAGATAATGGGATTACGTATCAGATAGGGAATAAACCAACAATGGCAACA from Flavivirga abyssicola includes the following:
- a CDS encoding arsenosugar biosynthesis-associated peroxidase-like protein, with product MQKTYYDPADLRKFGKITEWSEELGNKFFEYYGKVFEEGALTAREKSLIALAVAHTEQCPYCIDAYTKDGLQRGVTKEEMMEAIHVGAAIKSGATLVHGVQMMNKVNKLDG
- a CDS encoding TIGR04282 family arsenosugar biosynthesis glycosyltransferase — translated: MNSKTAILIFANSAKKEASLKPFLSSKDIFETLNAQTLRIVKKAGLPYFLYSEKQQTGQTFGERFTNAIQSVYDKGFDTVITIGNDTPHLTTNHILKTVEKLQKHDIVLGPSTDGGFYLMGIKKSHFNVETFLKLPWNTSKLNRSITKLKASKKLNITFLEVLTDLDKASDIKLIVDSYRALPISIKELLNVFASTEKKIVSKPTFFVENFILQQQFNKGSPALLLL
- a CDS encoding SusC/RagA family TonB-linked outer membrane protein; translation: MKYILFCMLLVFASISHAQITITGTVTDATGNRPIPFVNITTNTGQGTATDDNGNYTIEVASESDQLKFSFLGYKTQTIAVGKLRTINITLLEDASTLDEIVITALGLERETKELGYAVQAIKSKRLTEVKTVNFLDNLQGKLAGVTVTQGATGVGSSSKITIRGESSFSNNNPLFVVDGIPINNETIFNFTNEAAAGFQEIDFGNGAMEVNPDDIESVTVLKGANAAALYGTRASNGVIVIKTKDGNHKKGFQVSLNSSISIDSAFKLPEFQNQYGQGQSGQFEFVDGLGGGTSDNITYSWGPKLDAGILIPQFDSPVQLTNGRFVRGGDTALYNGLPITATPFNSNPDNLKDFYKTGVTTINNIAISNGFDSGNYRLSFTDLRSESIIPGVNLDRQTISAKLNFKPSEKTEINTSISYVNSNSDNRPSNGYGSENVNYSLVAWGPRSLNINNLKDYWQPGLEGIQQYSFNYTFFDNPYFILLENRNSFERDRIFGNIAVNHKITDHLSVSLRTGMDYSSETRQLRRNFSSNRFKNGGYAEHDVKFREVNTDFLINYKNIFGDFSFDFSIGGNRLDQTASTKQSQTVNLAQPGIFNLNNAASPIEVFQFESEKRINSLYGIAKLGYKDYLFLDITGRNDWSSALATPFSVDGTSFFYPSASASFILSNITELPNVFSFAKLRTSVAQVGNDTGPYQTSGAFVSQTPFNGQPTFSDQNFIPNANLKPEQTTSFEVGADLRFFKDRLNFDITYYNATTRDQIISLPIAISSGYNQQVINGGKVNTQGVELIMGITPIKNDNFKWQTTFNFASNRSTIKDLPQEAGRLTLAFSRIYDSTNQTVWFQVEEGGRIGDFYGTGYLKDDNGNFIINDDGRFIADNNLQKLGNYNPDFTLGWNNNFNYKNWNLSFLFDWRQGGEIVSRTRALGNVGGQLAETAFRPDTGIVAQGVNQTTGQPNTTTVTAESYYRQFFDRNHEENNIYDASFLKLRQFAVGYNFRLKDGFLGLKHGADVSFSITGNNLFAITENPHFDPEQLAVQGNGFVNGVEDLSYATTRSFGFKAGFNF
- the arsS gene encoding arsenosugar biosynthesis radical SAM (seleno)protein ArsS (Some members of this family are selenoproteins.), with protein sequence MTKVKTQSLHKRESDLAQSNRQLEILSNGIFQNGELPTFKEKISETNQFPLKAKKLEILQINVGYMCNQVCEHCHVDAGPDRKEIMTRETMQQCLEVIKNSGAHTLDLTGGAPEMNPDFRWFVEEAAKVGIKDFIVRSNLTIIRANKKYYDLPEFFKKHNVHVVSSMPHWTRGKTDKQRGDGVFDKSIKALQELNAIGYGMPDSDLRLDLVYNPSGAFLPGDQMAMEKDFKKALMDDFGIQFHNLFAITNLPISRFLDYLIASENYEDYMYALVEAYNPTAVANVMCTNTLSISWDGYLFDCDFNQMLELPVNSKVKHISEYNEDLLEGRNIVISQHCYGCTAGAGSSCQGVVA
- a CDS encoding SusD/RagB family nutrient-binding outer membrane lipoprotein, with protein sequence MKKNILYIIAILSLFITTSCTKDFEEINTNPNAPVTVQPSLLLRQVIYNFGEEMSYEGFVAGDLLAQHRTALDFNLFDRHALKSPQLGGNPWPVFYTNLRDNEIILNQSRTIDAFKVYEGPALILKAYMAAGLTDLFGDVPYFEAFNGVNGTVTPIYDSQEDIYTNEGGILDNLDEGITAIENYNDAIPLEGDILFNGDLQAWIRFANALKIKHLLRISGKVDTSAQLQALFDDDNYIKTNAQNAIFNFTNSDPNSFRLAQLRIGDFNNFVLSETMEDILVGLNDPRINTLFKPFSNSNSGAFNGLLNGIDATSTSVTLADYSLAGTAFREDTSTLDANFITAWEVHFALAEAAERGIITADAQVLYETGVTLAFEYWNTDLPSDYLSGNANFNTATATPLEQIITQKWIANIINGYEGWVEYRRTGFPNLKSISASLNNDILPVRMPYPPEEEALNADNYAEAAAATDNNSINVPVWWDE
- a CDS encoding acyl-CoA dehydrogenase, giving the protein MNFNLSEEHIMIRDAARDFAQTELLPGVIERDNKQKFPKELVKKMGALGFMGIMVDPKYGGSGMDAISYVLIMEELSKIDASASVMVSVNNSLVCYGLETYGSEEQKQKYLTKLATGEFLGAFCLSEPEAGSDATSQKTTAINKGDHYLINGTKNWITNGGSADVYLVIAQTDKDKGSHGINAFILEKDMEGFHIGPKEDKLGIRGSDTHTLQFNDVKVPKENRIGANGSGFRFAMKTLSGGRIGIASQALGIASGAYELALKYSKERKAFGTEICNHQAIAFKLADMYTEIEAARHLVMKAAWDKDQGNNYDKSSAMAKLYASKVAMEHTVEAVQIHGGNGFVKEYHVERLMRDAKITQIYEGTSEIQKIVISRSLIRE